A single Acidimicrobiia bacterium DNA region contains:
- the galK gene encoding galactokinase, with amino-acid sequence MPSIDDLARRAAATLGPGAGVRCLAAPGRVNLIGDHTDYCEGFVLPLAIDRACVVAWRERGDGRVAVRSLDRDGVAAVAADGADDPAAVEPGWARFVAGVVRTLGRAGRAPVGLDAVVASSVPPGAGLSSSSALTVALTMAAGAAGKLDLDRRDLARAALEAEVLATAVPGGLMDQLASLFGRAGHALLIDCRTLDVEPVPLPETHAVLVVHSGVERTLGNSAYAQRRASCERAASRIGVRALRDATLADVGDDPCARHVVSENARVLDAASALRCGDIGRVGALMVASHTSLRDDFRVSTRELDLLVELLLATGAVGARLTGAGFGGCVVALVQRNHADDVAAKTVLAYRKETGRDATAFVVRAAGGAGPVAL; translated from the coding sequence ATGCCGTCGATCGACGACCTCGCCCGCCGGGCGGCCGCGACGCTCGGTCCCGGCGCCGGCGTGCGATGCCTGGCGGCACCCGGCCGGGTGAACCTGATCGGCGACCACACCGACTACTGCGAGGGCTTCGTCCTGCCGCTCGCGATCGACCGTGCGTGCGTCGTCGCGTGGCGCGAGCGCGGCGACGGACGGGTCGCGGTCCGGTCGCTCGACCGGGACGGCGTCGCCGCGGTCGCGGCGGACGGGGCCGACGACCCCGCCGCGGTCGAACCCGGCTGGGCTCGCTTCGTCGCCGGCGTCGTGCGCACGCTCGGCCGCGCGGGGCGCGCGCCCGTCGGGCTCGACGCGGTCGTCGCGTCGTCGGTGCCGCCCGGGGCCGGGCTGTCGTCCAGCTCGGCGCTCACCGTCGCGCTGACGATGGCGGCCGGCGCGGCGGGGAAGCTCGATCTCGACCGCCGAGACCTCGCACGCGCCGCGCTCGAAGCCGAGGTCCTCGCGACGGCCGTCCCCGGTGGCCTGATGGACCAGCTCGCGTCGCTGTTCGGACGGGCCGGTCACGCGTTGCTGATCGACTGCCGCACGCTCGACGTCGAACCCGTTCCGCTCCCCGAGACGCACGCGGTGCTCGTCGTGCACTCGGGCGTCGAGCGGACGCTCGGGAACAGCGCGTACGCGCAGCGGCGCGCCTCGTGCGAACGCGCCGCGTCGCGGATCGGTGTGCGTGCGCTGCGCGACGCGACACTCGCGGACGTGGGCGACGACCCGTGCGCCCGCCACGTCGTCTCGGAGAACGCTCGCGTGCTCGACGCCGCGTCCGCGTTGCGCTGCGGCGACATCGGGCGTGTCGGCGCGCTGATGGTCGCGAGCCACACGAGCCTCCGGGACGACTTCCGGGTGTCCACCCGCGAGCTCGACCTGCTCGTCGAGCTGCTGCTGGCGACGGGCGCGGTGGGCGCGCGGCTGACCGGTGCGGGGTTCGGCGGGTGTGTCGTCGCGCTCGTCCAGCGGAACCATGCCGACGACGTCGCCGCGAAGACGGTGCTCGCGTACCGCAAGGAGACGGGTCGCGACGCGACGGCGTTCGTCGTCCGTGCGGCCGGAGGCGCGGGACCCGTCGCGCTCTGA
- a CDS encoding class I SAM-dependent methyltransferase, whose amino-acid sequence MRHPLFAPGGYRYVECPGCGLAHLDPLPTDDEARANFPDGYFAGAIPGGYDDYLADEMLHRANARERLALLEQRGARAPGRLLDVGCAHGFFLDEACRAGWRGEGVEVSAGAAEFARTRLGLDVTDDLAGVAAHQPGAFDVITIFQVLEHVGSPAEMLGLARRCLRPSGTLVIETWDRSSLVARALRSHWQDVAPPSVIWLFDRHSLGLLLGTAGFGAGEMHHTAKRVSMRFVASLLDDHGGAFGPIGRAIRRSPLRERSFRYRLGDLVTVVATPAREAAAGAA is encoded by the coding sequence GTGCGCCATCCGCTGTTCGCGCCGGGCGGCTATCGGTACGTCGAGTGCCCGGGCTGCGGGCTGGCGCACCTCGATCCGCTGCCGACCGACGACGAGGCGCGCGCGAACTTCCCCGACGGGTACTTCGCGGGCGCGATCCCCGGTGGTTACGACGACTACCTGGCCGACGAGATGTTGCACCGGGCGAACGCCCGTGAGCGTCTCGCCCTGCTCGAGCAGCGCGGCGCCCGCGCGCCGGGCCGGTTGCTCGACGTCGGGTGCGCGCACGGGTTCTTCCTCGACGAGGCGTGTCGCGCGGGCTGGCGCGGCGAGGGCGTCGAGGTGTCCGCAGGTGCCGCGGAATTCGCACGGACGCGCCTCGGTCTCGACGTGACCGACGATCTCGCCGGCGTCGCCGCCCACCAACCCGGCGCCTTCGACGTCATCACGATCTTCCAGGTGCTCGAGCACGTCGGGTCGCCGGCGGAGATGCTCGGTCTGGCGCGGCGTTGCCTCCGGCCGTCGGGGACGCTCGTGATCGAGACGTGGGACCGCTCGAGCCTGGTCGCGCGCGCCCTGCGGTCGCACTGGCAGGACGTCGCGCCGCCGTCGGTCATCTGGCTGTTCGACCGCCACAGCCTCGGCCTGCTGCTCGGCACGGCGGGCTTCGGCGCGGGCGAGATGCACCACACCGCGAAGCGGGTGAGCATGCGGTTCGTCGCGTCGCTCCTCGACGACCACGGCGGCGCGTTCGGACCGATCGGGCGCGCGATCCGCCGCAGCCCGCTGCGCGAGCGATCGTTCCGGTACCGGCTCGGCGACCTCGTCACCGTCGTCGCGACGCCCGCACGCGAGGCGGCCGCCGGCGCTGCTTGA
- a CDS encoding helical backbone metal receptor codes for MRVVSLVPSATETLLALGVVPVACTRFCLQPGIPTVGGTKNPHVDDIVALGPDLVVVNDEENRREDADALARAGVRLHDMSPRSVEDVGPAVRALARAVEVAVPEAYVEGAWETWLAETSPAAPGRRAVVLIWRRPWMAINADTYGSSVLGGAGVANAFAGVPDRYPELSLGDVAAAAPDLVLLPSEPYRFRERHVDEVARAVPGARVVLVDGQDLFWWGVRTRDAVTRVRRSLDV; via the coding sequence ATGCGCGTCGTCTCGCTCGTGCCGTCCGCCACCGAGACGCTGCTCGCGCTCGGCGTCGTCCCCGTCGCGTGCACGCGCTTCTGCCTGCAACCGGGGATCCCGACCGTCGGCGGTACGAAGAACCCGCACGTCGACGACATCGTCGCGCTCGGGCCGGACCTCGTCGTCGTCAACGACGAGGAGAACCGTCGTGAGGACGCGGATGCGCTCGCGCGCGCGGGAGTGCGTCTCCACGACATGTCGCCGCGCTCGGTGGAGGACGTCGGTCCCGCCGTGCGCGCGTTGGCGCGCGCCGTCGAGGTCGCCGTGCCGGAGGCGTACGTGGAAGGCGCGTGGGAGACGTGGCTCGCCGAGACGTCGCCCGCCGCGCCCGGTCGCCGTGCCGTGGTGTTGATCTGGCGACGCCCGTGGATGGCGATCAACGCCGACACCTACGGCTCGTCGGTGCTGGGGGGCGCGGGCGTGGCGAACGCGTTCGCCGGGGTACCCGACCGGTACCCCGAGCTGTCGCTGGGCGACGTCGCAGCCGCCGCGCCCGACCTCGTCCTGCTCCCGAGCGAGCCGTACCGGTTCCGTGAGCGTCATGTCGACGAGGTGGCGCGGGCGGTGCCGGGCGCGCGCGTCGTGCTCGTCGACGGCCAGGACCTGTTCTGGTGGGGCGTTCGCACGCGCGACGCGGTGACGCGCGTCCGCCGGTCGCTCGACGTATGA
- a CDS encoding PH domain-containing protein produces the protein MPYPKNLVNQGETVVLDLRPHWWYFSKHIFTGIPLFVLLILLFQVHGTVRKYSAYVYIVLLLAWAVWLALKYLQWRFTYFVVTDQRVVFRTGVLAKHGVEIPLERINNINFNQNIWNRMIGAGDLAIESAGREGQTTFDNVRHPDGVQQEIYRQMEVNARRQASWAAPRVDAPAAGPSIPEQIQQLAQLRDAGHITPAEFEAKKAELLQRM, from the coding sequence ATGCCGTACCCGAAGAACCTCGTCAACCAGGGCGAGACGGTCGTGCTCGACCTGCGGCCGCACTGGTGGTACTTCTCGAAGCACATCTTCACCGGGATCCCGCTGTTCGTGCTGTTGATCCTGCTGTTCCAGGTGCACGGGACGGTCCGCAAGTACAGCGCGTACGTCTACATCGTCCTGTTGCTCGCGTGGGCGGTCTGGCTCGCGCTCAAGTACCTGCAGTGGCGCTTCACGTACTTCGTCGTCACCGACCAGCGCGTCGTGTTCCGCACGGGTGTCCTCGCGAAGCACGGCGTCGAGATCCCGCTCGAGCGGATCAACAACATCAACTTCAACCAGAACATCTGGAACCGGATGATCGGCGCGGGCGACCTCGCGATCGAGTCTGCCGGCCGGGAGGGCCAGACGACGTTCGACAACGTTCGCCATCCCGACGGCGTGCAGCAGGAGATCTACCGGCAGATGGAGGTCAACGCGCGGCGGCAGGCGTCGTGGGCCGCGCCGCGCGTCGACGCCCCCGCGGCCGGGCCATCCATCCCCGAGCAGATCCAGCAGCTCGCCCAGCTGCGCGACGCCGGCCACATCACCCCGGCCGAGTTCGAGGCGAAGAAGGCCGAGCTGCTGCAGCGGATGTGA
- a CDS encoding D-arabinono-1,4-lactone oxidase, whose amino-acid sequence MAKGATFWQNWGRNQRCEPVAVTDPESELEVVEAVRAAKHAGQTVHAVGSGHSFTDTACTDGRMLRLGHLDRVVAVDGDAHTVTVEAGIPLWKLNQQLAIRNLALTNLGDIDRQTISGALSTGTHGTALKLGGLATMLREIEMVTADGELLRCSEREEPEVFACARIGLGALGIVTKMTLQCEPAFRLHSLEVPMPLSEMLERFDTIVETNDHVDAYWFPHTDVATVKCNNRTDDPVHAKEGFKKWRDEILMTNYLFGAVCRAGQIAPGLVPRLAQFVVANVGRSEKVDRSDRVFCTPRLVRFVEMEYEVPRHEAGACLLAIRDLIEREDLKVAFPVEVRVTGPDDIPLSTGYGRENAYLACHLPTGTPFERYFRGVEDIMDRVGGRPHWGKMHYQTAATLAPRYPEWARFQAVRAKLDPDGRFRNAYLDRVLGPPS is encoded by the coding sequence ATGGCGAAGGGCGCGACGTTCTGGCAGAACTGGGGCCGCAACCAACGCTGCGAGCCGGTCGCGGTGACCGATCCCGAGAGCGAGCTCGAGGTCGTCGAGGCGGTGCGCGCCGCGAAGCACGCGGGGCAGACCGTGCACGCGGTCGGGTCGGGCCACTCCTTCACCGACACCGCGTGCACCGACGGCCGCATGTTGCGGCTCGGCCATCTCGATCGCGTGGTCGCGGTCGACGGCGACGCGCACACGGTCACGGTCGAGGCGGGCATCCCGCTGTGGAAGCTGAACCAGCAGCTCGCGATCAGGAACCTCGCGCTCACCAACCTCGGTGACATCGACCGGCAGACGATCTCGGGTGCGCTCTCGACCGGGACGCACGGCACCGCGTTGAAGCTCGGTGGGCTCGCGACGATGCTGCGCGAGATCGAGATGGTGACGGCCGACGGCGAGCTCCTGCGTTGCTCCGAGCGCGAGGAGCCCGAGGTGTTCGCGTGCGCGCGCATCGGCCTCGGTGCGCTCGGCATCGTGACGAAGATGACGCTGCAGTGCGAGCCCGCCTTCCGGCTGCACTCGCTCGAGGTCCCGATGCCGCTCTCGGAGATGCTCGAGCGGTTCGACACGATCGTCGAGACGAACGACCACGTCGACGCGTACTGGTTCCCGCACACCGACGTCGCGACCGTCAAGTGCAACAACCGCACCGACGACCCCGTCCACGCGAAGGAGGGGTTCAAGAAGTGGCGTGACGAGATCCTGATGACGAACTACCTGTTCGGTGCGGTGTGCCGGGCCGGACAGATCGCGCCCGGCCTCGTCCCGCGACTCGCGCAGTTCGTCGTCGCGAACGTCGGCCGGAGCGAGAAGGTCGACCGCAGCGACCGGGTGTTCTGCACGCCGCGGCTCGTGCGCTTCGTCGAGATGGAGTACGAGGTGCCGCGCCACGAAGCGGGTGCGTGCCTGCTCGCGATCCGCGACCTGATCGAGCGCGAGGACCTGAAGGTCGCCTTCCCGGTCGAGGTGCGCGTCACCGGACCGGACGACATCCCGCTCAGCACCGGCTACGGGCGCGAGAACGCGTACCTCGCGTGCCACCTGCCGACGGGGACGCCGTTCGAGCGCTACTTCCGCGGCGTCGAGGACATCATGGACCGCGTCGGCGGCCGGCCGCACTGGGGGAAGATGCACTACCAGACGGCAGCGACGCTCGCGCCGCGCTATCCGGAGTGGGCACGCTTCCAGGCGGTGCGGGCGAAGCTCGATCCCGACGGGCGGTTCCGCAACGCCTACCTCGACCGTGTGCTCGGGCCGCCGTCGTAG
- a CDS encoding ATP-dependent DNA helicase UvrD2 yields the protein MVASAADSLLQGLDPSQRAAVVEPARPLAILAGAGSGKTRVLTRRIAWHAATGRIDAERVLAVTFTRKAARELVHRLARLPIGGRVTAGTFHALALTQLRRRWQERGRVPPALLERKARIVVPLLVADGWTGEAATERAADVASEIEWAKARLVSPDGYEQAARDAGRQPAIAPSRLASLYDAYEREKHRRRLVDFDDLVWWCVRALETDGDFAAAQRFRFRHLFVDELQDVTPAQFRLLRAWLGDRDDLCAVGDPDQSIYRFAGAEPDHLTRFVEHFPGGKVVRLEANHRSSAQIVDAAAAVLGRRDAHAVRTPRGDGPRPTLRAYASDADEARAVARALRDAHATGVAWSSMAVLYRTNAQSALFEDALAAQQIPFRVRGGMRFLQRAEVRALLDGLEDAARRAPGRPFAEHLVDVRADVDALSPERREHADALVTLGREYVAHDGDGGTVAGFLTWLRATLRSDDGDLASGDAVELLTFHRAKGLEYETVFVTGVERGLVPVAYASSPVDLDEERRLLHVAMTRAGTALHMSWARTRTVGSRVSEREPSPWITALRAAGVVDDAATTASAHAGTRRALGARGPRPRATDDALLTALLEWRRGVARAAAVPVAAVASDATLRAIATRRPRSRAALASVPGLGPCRLATHGEAILRLVAGAPAAR from the coding sequence GTGGTCGCGTCCGCCGCCGACTCGCTGCTGCAGGGCCTCGACCCGTCGCAGCGCGCCGCCGTCGTCGAACCGGCGCGGCCGCTCGCGATCCTCGCGGGCGCCGGCTCGGGCAAGACGCGCGTCCTGACCCGGCGCATCGCGTGGCACGCCGCGACCGGGCGCATCGACGCGGAACGCGTCCTGGCGGTGACCTTCACACGCAAGGCCGCGCGCGAGCTCGTGCACCGGCTCGCCCGTCTCCCGATCGGCGGCCGCGTGACCGCCGGGACGTTCCACGCGCTCGCGCTCACCCAGCTGCGGCGGCGATGGCAGGAACGAGGACGGGTCCCGCCCGCACTCCTCGAACGCAAGGCGCGGATCGTGGTCCCGCTGCTCGTCGCGGACGGGTGGACGGGCGAGGCCGCGACCGAGCGCGCCGCCGACGTGGCGAGCGAGATCGAGTGGGCCAAGGCCCGTCTCGTCTCGCCCGACGGGTACGAGCAGGCAGCGCGCGACGCGGGACGCCAGCCCGCGATCGCGCCGTCCCGGCTCGCCTCGCTCTACGACGCGTACGAGCGCGAGAAGCACCGTCGCCGTCTCGTCGACTTCGACGACCTCGTCTGGTGGTGCGTGCGCGCGCTGGAGACCGACGGCGACTTCGCGGCGGCGCAACGGTTCCGGTTCCGGCACCTGTTCGTCGACGAGCTCCAGGACGTGACACCCGCTCAGTTCCGTCTCCTGCGCGCGTGGCTCGGCGATCGGGACGACCTCTGCGCGGTCGGTGATCCGGACCAGTCCATCTACCGGTTCGCGGGCGCAGAGCCCGACCACCTCACCCGGTTCGTCGAGCACTTCCCCGGCGGCAAGGTCGTGCGCCTCGAGGCGAACCACCGGTCCAGCGCGCAGATCGTCGACGCGGCCGCCGCCGTTCTCGGCCGCCGCGACGCGCATGCCGTCCGCACGCCGCGCGGCGACGGCCCGCGTCCGACGCTGCGCGCCTACGCGTCGGACGCCGACGAGGCACGCGCAGTCGCGCGAGCGCTCCGCGACGCGCACGCGACCGGTGTGGCGTGGTCGTCGATGGCGGTGCTCTACCGCACGAACGCGCAGTCCGCGCTGTTCGAGGACGCGCTGGCCGCACAGCAGATCCCGTTCCGCGTCCGCGGCGGGATGCGGTTCCTGCAACGAGCAGAGGTCCGCGCGCTGCTCGACGGGCTCGAGGACGCCGCGCGACGCGCGCCCGGTCGCCCGTTCGCCGAGCACCTCGTCGACGTACGAGCCGACGTCGACGCCCTGTCGCCCGAACGGCGCGAGCACGCCGACGCGCTCGTCACCCTCGGACGGGAGTACGTGGCGCACGACGGCGACGGCGGCACGGTCGCCGGGTTCCTCACCTGGCTGCGCGCGACGCTGCGCTCCGACGACGGCGACCTCGCGTCGGGCGACGCCGTGGAGCTGCTGACGTTCCACCGCGCCAAGGGCCTCGAGTACGAGACCGTCTTCGTCACGGGCGTGGAACGGGGGCTCGTGCCCGTCGCGTACGCGTCGTCGCCGGTCGATCTCGACGAGGAGAGGCGCCTGCTGCACGTCGCCATGACGCGCGCCGGCACGGCGTTGCACATGAGCTGGGCCCGGACCCGCACGGTCGGGTCACGCGTGTCGGAGCGCGAGCCGAGCCCCTGGATCACGGCGCTTCGCGCCGCGGGCGTCGTGGACGACGCGGCGACGACGGCGTCGGCGCACGCGGGCACACGTCGAGCGTTGGGTGCGCGCGGACCCAGGCCGCGCGCCACCGACGACGCGCTGCTCACCGCGCTCCTGGAATGGCGGCGAGGCGTGGCGCGGGCCGCGGCCGTCCCCGTCGCGGCCGTCGCGAGCGACGCGACGCTGCGGGCGATCGCGACGCGCCGGCCGCGCTCGCGCGCCGCGCTCGCGTCGGTCCCCGGCCTCGGCCCTTGTCGCCTCGCCACCCATGGCGAGGCGATCCTCCGGCTCGTCGCGGGGGCCCCGGCCGCCCGTTGA
- a CDS encoding thermonuclease family protein, with the protein MARLRAVVVVVLTAASLGGWWLGRSRAGSTHTVRVVHVVDGDTIVVDDRGRDTTVRLLGVDTPETVHPDEPVQCYGPEASAFTKAALTGRTVRLETDVERHDRYGRLLAYVVVDGHRFNDELLRRGYARLLVIPPNGMYARTMLGEELAARRAGAGLWSACPAR; encoded by the coding sequence ATGGCTCGCCTCCGAGCCGTGGTCGTGGTCGTGCTGACCGCCGCCTCGCTCGGAGGTTGGTGGCTCGGCCGGTCACGAGCCGGCTCCACCCACACGGTCCGCGTGGTGCACGTCGTCGACGGCGACACGATCGTCGTCGACGACCGTGGCCGCGACACGACCGTCCGTCTCCTCGGTGTCGACACGCCCGAGACCGTCCATCCCGACGAGCCGGTCCAGTGCTACGGCCCCGAGGCCTCCGCGTTCACGAAGGCGGCGCTGACGGGTCGGACCGTCCGGCTCGAGACGGACGTCGAGCGCCACGACCGGTATGGCAGGTTGCTCGCGTACGTCGTCGTCGACGGCCACCGCTTCAACGACGAGTTGCTGCGGCGGGGCTACGCGCGGCTCCTCGTCATCCCGCCGAACGGGATGTACGCGCGCACGATGCTCGGCGAGGAGCTGGCGGCACGCCGCGCGGGCGCCGGGTTGTGGAGCGCGTGCCCGGCGCGGTGA